A genomic stretch from Onychostoma macrolepis isolate SWU-2019 chromosome 02, ASM1243209v1, whole genome shotgun sequence includes:
- the LOC131554261 gene encoding tripartite motif-containing protein 16-like — MAEARISVEQFLCPVCLDLLKDPVTIQCGHSYCKSCITDCWDQEDEKRVYSCPQCRQTFSPRPALFKNVVFAEMLEKLKKTNLQSAVPAGAGDVQCDVCTGRKHKAVKSCLVCLNSYCQNHLEQHESLFKGKRHNLTEATGRLQEMICQKHEKLLEVFCRTDQKCICLLCLVDEHRNHDTVSAAAQRTEKERDLKETQKTFQQRIQQREKDLQQLREAVESQKRSAQTAVEDSERIFTELIRSIERSRSELIRLIRDQEKQAVSRAEGRLERLEQEINDLRRRDAELEQLSHTQDHIQFLQSFQSLSAPPESTDVNDDLFSSLVSSDDLRESVHQLTDKLEDFCKEQLKKISDRETFTNIVPRTRNHFLQYSHQLTLDLNTVNKLLRLSERNRVTYTGRDQSYPDHPDRFDVYPQVLCRESVCGRCYWELEWSAGENGFVSISVSYKSISRKGRGVECLFGYNDQSWSLICSSSRYSFIHNKRVTDLSVKSISSRIGVFVDHVAGTLSFYSVSDTMSLIHTVQTTFTQPLYPGFRVDFGSSVKLC, encoded by the exons ATGGCAGAAGCCCGTATTTCAGTGGAGCAGTTCTTGTGTCCGGTGTGTCTGGATCTCCTGAAGGATCCAGTGACCATCcagtgtggacacagttactgtaagaGCTGTATTACAGACTGCTGGGATCAGGAGGATGAGAAGAGAGTCTACAGCTgccctcagtgcagacagaccttcagtCCAAGACCTGCTTTATTTAAGAACGTGGTGTTTGCTGAAATGCtggagaaactgaagaagacTAATCTTCAAAGTGCGGTTCCTGCTGGAGCTGGAGATGTTCAGTGTGACGTCTGTACTGGAAGAAAACACAAAGCTGTCAAGTCCTGTCTGGTGTGTCTGAACTCTTACTGTCAGAATCACctcgaacaacatgagagtttgTTTAAAGGAAAGAGACACAATCTGACTGAAGCCACTGGACGACTGCAGGAGATGATCTGCCAGAAACATGAGAAGCTCCTCGAGGTTTTCTGTCGCACTGATCAGAAATGTATTTGCTTGCTGTGTTTGgtggatgaacacagaaaccaTGACACTGTATCAGCTGCAGCACAGAGGACAGAGAAAGAG AGAGACTTGAAGGAGACACAGAAGACGTTCCAGCAGAgaatccagcagagagagaaagatctccagcagctgagagaggctgtggagtctcagaag cgctctgcacagacagcagtggaggacagtgagaggatctttactgagctcatccgctccattgagagaagccgctctgagctgatacggctgatcagagatcaggaaaagcaagcagtgagtcgagctgaaggacgactggagcgactggagcaggagatcaatgatctgaggaggagagacgctgagctggagcagctttcacacacacaggatcacaTCCAGTTCCTGCAG agtttccagtctctctcagcTCCTCCTGAATCTACAGACGTAAATGATGATCTCTTCAGTTCTCTCGTCTCTTCTGATGATCTGAGAGAATCTGTTCATCAGCTGACAGACAAACTGGAGGATTTCTGCAAAGAGCAGCTCAAGAAGATCTCAGACAGAG AAACATTCACCAACATTGTTCCCAGGACCAGGAACCACTTcctacaat attcccatcagctcactctggatctgaacacagTGAATAAACTCCTCCGTCTGTCTGAGAGAAACAGAGTGACATACACTGGCAGAGATCAgtcgtatcctgatcatccagacagatttgatgtgTATcctcaggtgttgtgtagagagagtgtgtgtggacgctgttactgggagctgGAGTGGAGTGCTGGTGAAAATGGTTTTGTGTctatatcagtgtcatataagagcatcagcaggaagggacGAGGTGTTGAGTGTTTGTTTGGATataatgatcagtcctggagtttgaTCTGCTCTTCCTCCAGATACTCGTTCATACACAATAAGAGAGTGACTGATCTCTCTGTGAAGTCCATCAGCAGTAGAATaggagtgtttgtggatcacgttgcaggaactctgtccttctacagcgtctctgacacaatgagcctcatccacacagtccagaccacattcactcagccgctctatcctgggtttaGAGTTGATTTTGgatcatcagtgaaactgtgttga